One Streptomyces sp. ML-6 genomic region harbors:
- a CDS encoding YgjP-like metallopeptidase domain-containing protein, whose product MSTPVHRAIAALPVPGEWTWQVVVRPRRRTLGIEVTDDGDVLFAVPPDADPAAVARAVRTRLPRLAREVRRRRTRPAEPVKELIGGTGFAYLGRRHRLRLLPPEEASRVRLHRGWLELPRPRTTDEGAHRIAQWYEVCGTRWLSGRLPSYASRVGLPTPQVEAGDLGPRWGALRPDGAITVHWAVLQLPPSLVDLVLVHELCHLRAAGHGAAFRREVRLVLPDADAREKQFAEVEPELWRGAVR is encoded by the coding sequence ATGAGCACTCCCGTCCACCGGGCGATCGCGGCGCTCCCCGTGCCGGGGGAGTGGACGTGGCAGGTCGTCGTACGGCCCCGGCGCCGCACCCTGGGCATCGAGGTCACGGACGACGGGGACGTGCTGTTCGCCGTGCCACCGGACGCCGATCCGGCCGCGGTCGCGCGGGCCGTACGGACACGGCTGCCGCGGCTGGCGCGCGAAGTCCGGCGAAGGCGGACCCGGCCGGCCGAGCCGGTCAAGGAACTCATCGGTGGCACCGGCTTCGCCTATCTGGGACGACGCCATCGGCTGAGGCTGCTGCCACCGGAAGAAGCGAGCCGCGTGCGACTCCACCGTGGGTGGCTGGAGCTCCCCCGGCCGCGCACGACCGACGAGGGCGCACACCGGATCGCCCAGTGGTACGAGGTGTGCGGCACCCGGTGGCTCTCCGGACGGCTGCCCTCGTACGCGTCCCGCGTCGGGCTGCCGACACCACAGGTCGAGGCAGGTGATCTCGGGCCGAGGTGGGGGGCCCTGCGCCCGGACGGTGCGATCACGGTCCACTGGGCGGTGCTGCAACTGCCGCCGTCCTTGGTCGACCTCGTCCTGGTGCATGAACTCTGCCACCTGCGCGCGGCCGGTCACGGCGCTGCGTTCCGGCGCGAGGTGCGGCTCGTCCTGCCGGACGCGGATGCACGGGAGAAGCAGTTCGCCGAGGTGGAGCCCGAGCTGTGGCGCGGGGCCGTGCGGTGA
- a CDS encoding ATP-binding protein has protein sequence MRTDHPAPHAPDSSYAPHYPAPIPFADPWSYELVFPRDPRGPRIARTALRAILGAHELAELAYRAELLTSELTTNSVRYALGPAGVRLQWRHTVLRVSVWDLSPDLPKPYTPAAGPEAEAGRGMAILELVADRWGGCAIGEGELGTGGKTIWFELALAT, from the coding sequence GTGAGGACCGACCATCCCGCCCCGCACGCCCCCGACAGCTCGTACGCCCCTCACTACCCCGCCCCCATTCCGTTCGCCGACCCCTGGAGTTACGAACTCGTCTTCCCCCGCGACCCGCGCGGCCCCCGCATCGCCCGTACCGCCCTCCGGGCCATCCTCGGAGCTCACGAGCTGGCCGAACTCGCCTACCGCGCCGAGTTGTTGACGTCCGAGCTGACCACCAACTCCGTGCGGTACGCCCTGGGGCCGGCCGGGGTTCGGCTCCAGTGGCGGCACACCGTGCTCAGGGTCAGCGTCTGGGACCTCAGTCCGGATCTGCCCAAGCCGTACACGCCGGCCGCCGGGCCGGAGGCCGAGGCCGGGCGGGGGATGGCCATTCTCGAACTCGTCGCCGACCGATGGGGCGGGTGTGCCATAGGAGAGGGCGAACTAGGCACGGGCGGCAAGACCATCTGGTTCGAGCTGGCGCTCGCCACCTGA
- a CDS encoding methionine synthase gives MSEKNELRGCPATGIGSMPGGDAREAAKTVTGSFAGGEGLPYLAELPARGPGADMIGRTVGLLVELYGHVEPSGWRISDRPGRDTRRARSWLGEDLDALEEFTQGYEGPLKVQAVGPWTLAAALERRGGEAVLGDPGACRDLAASLAEGLRAHLAEVRRRVPGAQVVLQLDEPSLTAVLRGQVRTASGYRTHRAVDRQIVEGTLRDVLGAAGDGATLVHTCAPGVPFALLRRAGADGISFDLALLTEREEEAIGEAVEGGTRLLLGVVPGTDPASGGLSDPGGSVMGVRTLWRRLGLNPGTLSESVVITPSCGLAGASPAYARAVLAHCVRAARSLADNPE, from the coding sequence GTGAGCGAGAAGAACGAGTTGAGGGGTTGCCCGGCCACCGGGATCGGATCCATGCCCGGGGGAGACGCCCGGGAGGCGGCGAAGACCGTCACCGGTTCCTTCGCGGGCGGCGAGGGCCTGCCGTACCTGGCGGAACTGCCCGCCCGCGGCCCCGGGGCGGACATGATCGGGCGGACCGTCGGGCTGCTCGTCGAACTGTACGGCCACGTCGAGCCCAGCGGCTGGCGGATCAGCGACCGGCCCGGTCGCGACACCCGCCGCGCCCGGTCCTGGCTCGGCGAGGACCTGGACGCCCTGGAGGAGTTCACCCAGGGGTACGAGGGACCGCTCAAGGTCCAGGCCGTCGGCCCCTGGACGCTGGCCGCCGCCCTGGAACGCCGGGGCGGCGAGGCCGTCCTCGGCGACCCCGGGGCCTGCCGCGACCTGGCGGCCTCGCTGGCGGAGGGGCTGCGCGCCCACCTCGCGGAGGTACGGCGCAGGGTGCCCGGCGCCCAGGTGGTCCTCCAGCTCGACGAACCGTCGCTGACCGCCGTGCTGCGCGGACAGGTCAGGACGGCGAGCGGCTACCGCACCCACCGGGCCGTGGACCGCCAGATCGTGGAGGGCACCCTGCGCGACGTCCTGGGGGCGGCCGGGGACGGGGCGACGCTCGTCCACACCTGCGCCCCCGGCGTACCGTTCGCGCTGCTGCGCCGGGCCGGGGCCGACGGCATCTCGTTCGACCTCGCGCTGCTCACCGAGCGTGAGGAGGAGGCGATCGGCGAGGCCGTCGAGGGCGGCACCCGGCTCCTCCTCGGGGTGGTGCCGGGCACGGACCCGGCCTCGGGCGGATTGTCGGACCCGGGCGGTAGCGTCATGGGTGTCAGGACGCTGTGGCGCAGGCTGGGGCTGAATCCGGGGACCCTGTCGGAGTCCGTGGTCATCACCCCGTCGTGCGGGCTCGCGGGTGCCTCGCCCGCGTACGCGCGCGCCGTGCTCGCCCACTGCGTCCGGGCCGCGAGATCCCTCGCGGACAACCCTGAGTAA
- a CDS encoding SDR family oxidoreductase yields the protein MPTHVITGAGSGIGAAVARRLLERGDETVLLARDAARAKELAALHPGARTLVGDLSNPDRLSWAFAQQAMPERIDSLLHVAGVVELGRVGDLTPKAWHFQLNTNLVAPAELTRLLLPQLRVSQGHVLFVNSGAGLVAHAEWSAYAASKHGLKALADSLRHEEHEHGVRVTSVYPGRTASPMQAKVHQQEGKEYDASRWIDPESVATTILMALDLPRDAEVNDLTVRPGR from the coding sequence ATGCCCACTCATGTCATCACCGGCGCCGGTTCCGGCATCGGCGCAGCCGTGGCCCGTCGACTCCTGGAGCGCGGCGACGAGACCGTGCTGCTGGCCAGGGACGCGGCCCGCGCCAAGGAACTGGCCGCGCTCCACCCCGGGGCCCGCACGCTCGTCGGCGACCTCTCCAACCCGGACCGGCTGTCCTGGGCCTTCGCCCAGCAGGCGATGCCGGAGCGGATCGACTCGCTGCTGCACGTCGCGGGGGTCGTGGAACTCGGCAGGGTCGGCGACCTCACCCCCAAGGCGTGGCACTTCCAGCTCAACACCAACCTGGTCGCGCCCGCCGAGCTGACCCGCCTCCTCCTGCCCCAACTGCGCGTCTCCCAGGGGCACGTGCTCTTCGTGAACTCCGGCGCGGGCCTCGTGGCGCACGCCGAGTGGAGCGCGTACGCCGCGAGCAAGCACGGCCTGAAGGCACTCGCCGACTCGCTGCGCCACGAGGAGCACGAGCACGGCGTCCGGGTGACCTCCGTCTACCCGGGGCGCACTGCCAGCCCCATGCAGGCCAAGGTCCACCAGCAGGAGGGCAAGGAGTACGACGCCTCCCGCTGGATCGACCCGGAGTCGGTGGCCACCACCATCCTGATGGCCCTCGACCTGCCGCGTGACGCCGAGGTCAACGACCTGACGGTGCGCCCCGGCCGCTGA
- a CDS encoding alpha/beta hydrolase, whose product MDKILSRDGTMIAYRRRGEGPPVVLVGGALGTAETEAPLARLLAPRFHVVTYDRRGRGASGDSGPYAVEREIEDLAAVVTAVGGRASVFGVGAGGALALEAHAAGLPVDLLAVYEPPYTPGASGLQYKACCTSRLHRLLSSGDRAGAVELFLSVTGVPADMIARMRRAPLWNGLVSMAHTLAYDDALLGDGSIPAERFASVTARTLVVCGGASTASARRSTRALADALPRSRHRTLTGQTRELAPQAVAPVLTEFFARDVYAHQAS is encoded by the coding sequence ATGGACAAGATTCTCTCCCGCGACGGCACCATGATCGCGTACCGGCGGCGGGGCGAAGGACCGCCGGTGGTCCTGGTGGGCGGGGCCCTGGGCACGGCGGAGACCGAGGCTCCGCTGGCACGCCTCCTCGCGCCCCGCTTCCACGTCGTGACCTACGACAGGCGCGGACGCGGCGCCAGCGGTGACAGCGGGCCGTACGCGGTGGAACGCGAGATCGAGGACCTGGCCGCCGTCGTCACCGCGGTGGGCGGCCGGGCGTCGGTGTTCGGCGTGGGCGCGGGCGGGGCGCTGGCCCTGGAGGCGCACGCGGCCGGGCTCCCCGTCGACCTGCTGGCGGTGTACGAGCCCCCGTACACGCCGGGCGCCTCCGGCCTCCAGTACAAGGCGTGCTGCACCTCCCGGCTGCACCGGCTGCTGTCCTCCGGGGACCGCGCCGGGGCCGTCGAGCTGTTCCTGTCCGTGACCGGCGTACCGGCCGACATGATCGCCCGGATGCGGCGCGCCCCGCTGTGGAACGGCCTGGTGTCGATGGCGCACACCCTGGCGTACGACGACGCGCTGCTCGGCGACGGCTCGATCCCGGCCGAGCGCTTCGCCTCCGTCACGGCGCGCACCCTGGTGGTCTGCGGCGGCGCCAGCACCGCCTCGGCCCGACGGTCCACCCGCGCCCTGGCGGACGCGCTGCCCCGGTCCCGCCACCGCACCCTGACCGGCCAGACCCGCGAACTGGCGCCGCAGGCGGTGGCCCCGGTCCTGACGGAGTTCTTCGCCCGGGACGTGTACGCCCACCAGGCGTCCTGA
- a CDS encoding bifunctional diguanylate cyclase/phosphodiesterase, with the protein MKPTESAAPVSRLQGFVGLTPKVGAVFVVIAVAQLATGFYRTVSEGRALFPDGEPGWALAVLTGIIVGHLVALGRDRWWGGTGSGAALTLAVLLLYGWVPAGLVSLIVVVLVGVARRHRWWQGLLHGAVDILGIGAAALVLAAFGEAQTVESPWQPLDWGIAAVPEVLLAASTYLLVTRVLLWYARTPQGGGLPTIARSTLLRQGLVALALFGIAPLICVVAMATPLLLPLFAVPLIALDSALWIARARAEEQLRDPLTGLPNRQWLLERTWTALEDAESTGTRSALVLIDLDRFRAVNDTLGHLAGDRLLLQIAERLRLALPRGAEAARLGGDEFAVLLPTADSITSAQRVARHLVAELSSPLDLDGLTLVLEASAGVAVHPDHALDAEGLLRRADVAMYQAKRDRTGVEVYESKRDSNTPDRLGLLGDLRRALDAGEVELHYQPKVRFDGQVAGLEALVRWVHPERGRVPPDEFIAIAESSGLMPHLTEYVLETALAQVARWRAQGLFVPVAVNVSPRDVHTPGFAGGVAARLARHGVPAGALQLEITEHVLLEDPQRAADTLAGLTGHGVKMSLDDFGTGYSSLVHLRRLPVSELKIDRSFVARLAVDNEDAEIVRCTIDLAHSLGLLVVAEGVEDDETWERLRDLRCDAVQGWLVAAAMPPQETTAWLRARGEHGWRRPAELAAAAAAAAAAAGAPPELEQRPSGRAIDSRPATT; encoded by the coding sequence ATGAAACCGACCGAGAGCGCCGCACCGGTGTCGCGGCTGCAAGGTTTCGTCGGCCTCACGCCGAAAGTGGGGGCCGTCTTCGTGGTGATCGCCGTCGCCCAGCTCGCGACCGGTTTCTACCGGACCGTGAGCGAGGGGCGCGCGCTCTTCCCCGACGGCGAGCCCGGCTGGGCGCTCGCCGTCCTGACCGGGATCATCGTCGGCCACCTGGTCGCGCTCGGCCGCGACCGCTGGTGGGGAGGGACCGGCTCCGGCGCCGCGCTCACCCTGGCCGTGCTGCTGCTCTACGGCTGGGTGCCCGCCGGGCTGGTCAGCCTGATCGTCGTCGTCCTGGTCGGCGTCGCCCGCAGACACCGCTGGTGGCAAGGGCTGCTGCACGGCGCCGTCGACATCCTCGGCATCGGCGCGGCCGCCCTGGTGCTCGCCGCGTTCGGCGAGGCGCAGACCGTCGAGTCGCCCTGGCAGCCACTCGACTGGGGCATCGCCGCGGTACCGGAAGTACTCCTGGCCGCCTCCACCTATCTTCTGGTGACCCGGGTCCTGCTGTGGTACGCGAGGACACCCCAGGGCGGCGGGCTGCCGACCATCGCCCGCAGCACCCTGCTGCGCCAGGGGCTCGTCGCCCTCGCCCTGTTCGGCATCGCGCCGCTGATCTGCGTCGTCGCGATGGCCACCCCCCTGCTCCTGCCGCTCTTCGCGGTCCCGCTGATCGCCCTGGACTCCGCGCTCTGGATCGCCCGGGCCCGGGCCGAGGAACAACTGCGCGACCCCCTGACCGGCCTGCCCAACCGGCAGTGGCTGCTGGAACGCACCTGGACGGCGCTGGAGGACGCCGAGTCCACCGGCACCAGATCCGCCCTCGTCCTGATCGACCTCGACCGCTTCCGCGCGGTCAACGACACTCTCGGCCATCTGGCGGGGGACCGGCTGCTGCTGCAGATAGCCGAACGGCTGAGACTCGCGCTGCCCCGGGGGGCGGAGGCCGCCCGGCTCGGCGGCGACGAGTTCGCCGTGCTCCTGCCCACCGCGGACTCCATCACCAGCGCCCAGCGGGTCGCCCGCCACCTGGTCGCCGAGCTGTCCTCCCCGCTGGACCTGGACGGCCTGACCCTGGTGCTGGAGGCCAGCGCCGGGGTGGCCGTCCACCCGGACCACGCACTGGACGCCGAGGGGCTGCTCAGACGCGCGGACGTGGCGATGTACCAGGCCAAGCGCGACCGTACGGGTGTCGAGGTGTACGAGTCCAAGCGGGACAGCAACACCCCGGACCGGCTCGGACTCCTGGGCGACCTGCGCCGGGCGCTGGACGCGGGCGAGGTCGAGCTGCACTACCAGCCGAAGGTCCGCTTCGACGGCCAGGTGGCCGGCCTGGAGGCGCTGGTGCGCTGGGTGCACCCGGAGCGCGGGCGGGTCCCCCCGGACGAGTTCATCGCCATCGCCGAGTCGTCCGGCCTGATGCCGCACCTCACGGAGTACGTGCTGGAGACGGCGCTGGCCCAGGTCGCCCGGTGGCGGGCGCAGGGCCTGTTCGTCCCGGTCGCGGTCAACGTCTCCCCGCGCGACGTCCACACCCCCGGTTTCGCGGGCGGTGTCGCGGCTCGGCTCGCCCGGCACGGCGTCCCGGCCGGCGCGCTGCAGCTGGAGATAACGGAGCACGTGCTGCTGGAGGACCCGCAGCGCGCCGCCGACACGCTCGCCGGACTGACCGGACACGGCGTGAAGATGTCCCTCGACGACTTCGGCACCGGCTACTCCTCGCTGGTCCACCTGCGGCGGCTGCCGGTCAGCGAGCTGAAGATCGACCGGTCGTTCGTGGCCCGGCTGGCCGTCGACAACGAGGACGCCGAGATCGTCCGCTGCACCATCGACCTGGCGCACTCGCTGGGCCTGCTGGTCGTCGCGGAGGGCGTCGAGGACGACGAGACCTGGGAGCGGCTGCGGGACCTGCGCTGCGACGCGGTGCAGGGGTGGCTGGTCGCCGCGGCGATGCCGCCCCAGGAGACGACGGCCTGGCTCCGGGCGCGGGGAGAGCACGGCTGGCGCCGGCCCGCCGAGTTGGCCGCTGCGGCCGCGGCCGCCGCCGCAGCCGCCGGTGCGCCCCCGGAGCTGGAACAGCGGCCCTCCGGCCGGGCAATCGACTCCCGCCCCGCCACGACCTGA
- a CDS encoding TIGR00730 family Rossman fold protein, which produces MKICVFLSAADLDDRYTRPAREFAELIGRGGHTLVWGGSESGLMKVVADGVQEAGGRLVGVSVDFLAAKARADADEMVIARDLAERKALLLEKADAIVIMVGGTGTLDEATEILELKKHGKHDKPVVLLNTEGFYDGLRQQFQRMEDEGFLPIPLTDLVFFAKDGVGALAHLEEWSGLQ; this is translated from the coding sequence ATGAAGATCTGTGTTTTCCTCTCCGCCGCCGACCTCGACGACCGCTACACCCGGCCCGCCCGCGAATTCGCCGAACTGATCGGCAGGGGCGGGCACACCCTGGTCTGGGGAGGTTCGGAGAGCGGACTGATGAAGGTCGTCGCCGACGGGGTGCAGGAGGCGGGCGGACGGCTGGTGGGGGTGTCGGTCGACTTCCTGGCGGCGAAGGCACGGGCCGACGCGGACGAGATGGTGATCGCACGCGACCTCGCCGAGCGCAAGGCGCTGCTCCTGGAGAAGGCCGACGCGATCGTGATCATGGTGGGCGGCACCGGGACGCTCGACGAGGCGACCGAGATCCTGGAGCTGAAGAAGCACGGCAAACACGACAAGCCGGTGGTCCTGCTCAACACGGAGGGCTTCTACGACGGGCTGCGCCAGCAGTTCCAGCGCATGGAGGACGAGGGCTTCCTGCCGATCCCGCTCACCGACCTGGTGTTCTTCGCGAAGGATGGCGTGGGCGCCCTGGCCCACCTGGAGGAGTGGTCCGGTCTGCAGTGA
- a CDS encoding DUF427 domain-containing protein, whose protein sequence is MASVSGHRITVEPGTTHVRVVRDGLVLAESRRPLVLRETGCPVRYYLPPEDVRTDLLSPSGTRTHCPFKGDASYWSLPGAADLVWAYQEPKDEVAAIKDHFCFHDTGTVAD, encoded by the coding sequence ATGGCTTCCGTATCAGGACACCGCATCACGGTCGAGCCCGGGACCACACACGTACGTGTGGTCCGTGACGGGCTCGTACTCGCCGAGAGCCGCCGTCCGCTCGTGCTGCGCGAGACGGGCTGTCCGGTTCGTTACTACCTGCCGCCCGAGGACGTCCGCACGGACCTCCTGTCCCCTTCGGGGACCCGTACCCACTGCCCGTTCAAGGGGGACGCCTCCTACTGGTCGCTGCCGGGTGCGGCGGATCTCGTCTGGGCCTACCAGGAGCCGAAGGACGAAGTCGCCGCCATCAAGGACCACTTCTGCTTCCACGACACCGGGACCGTTGCCGACTGA
- a CDS encoding helix-turn-helix transcriptional regulator: MAPRNALTNRQRRLAVEIRRMRERAGISIQEAAALLGSDRTMISNIEAGRTGLSEDRTRQIACHYGCADSPLIDALAEMAGGRRTRHWWDEYRGKLPDGHLEVSEIEHFATRIRTAQTVHLPGLFQTEEHARAIFDLSVPPLPRLEVELRVAHRMSRQTVVTGESPTPYLGIVHEAALRLEFGGREVARRQLAYLADASELPHVTLRVIPFRAGAFHGAGQSILYAEGPVGQLDTVQLDTSFGGHFIDAPTPLGNYRSLLDLMEGSALPPDESRDLIRSIAREL, encoded by the coding sequence ATGGCCCCACGGAACGCACTCACCAACCGCCAGCGTCGCCTGGCCGTCGAAATCCGACGCATGCGTGAGCGCGCAGGCATATCGATCCAGGAAGCGGCGGCGCTGCTCGGTTCGGACCGCACCATGATCTCCAACATCGAAGCAGGGCGCACTGGCCTCAGCGAGGACCGCACGCGCCAGATCGCCTGCCACTACGGGTGCGCGGATTCCCCATTGATTGATGCGCTGGCCGAGATGGCAGGCGGCCGTCGCACCCGCCACTGGTGGGACGAGTACCGGGGCAAGCTTCCGGACGGACACCTGGAAGTCTCTGAGATCGAGCACTTCGCAACCCGCATCCGCACAGCCCAGACGGTGCATCTGCCCGGCCTCTTCCAGACCGAGGAGCACGCCCGAGCAATCTTCGATCTCTCCGTACCTCCGCTACCGAGGCTGGAAGTCGAGCTGCGCGTCGCACACCGCATGAGCCGCCAGACCGTTGTCACTGGCGAGAGTCCGACTCCCTACCTCGGCATCGTTCACGAGGCCGCGCTACGGCTTGAGTTCGGTGGACGCGAAGTCGCCCGTCGGCAACTCGCCTACCTGGCAGATGCATCCGAACTGCCGCATGTAACCTTGCGGGTCATCCCGTTCCGCGCAGGGGCCTTCCACGGTGCTGGCCAGTCGATCCTGTATGCCGAAGGCCCGGTCGGACAGCTCGACACGGTCCAGTTGGACACATCGTTCGGCGGTCACTTCATTGATGCGCCGACGCCCCTGGGGAACTACCGTTCTCTTCTCGACCTGATGGAGGGATCAGCCCTCCCACCCGATGAATCGCGCGATCTCATCCGGTCAATCGCCCGCGAACTGTGA
- the ligA gene encoding NAD-dependent DNA ligase LigA, whose amino-acid sequence MAGEQQTAVPARAQEQHALLAEQIEEHRFRYYVKDQPVVSDAEFDRLMRELEALEDTYPQLRTPDSPTQKVAGPYRTEFTSVEHRERMLSLDNAFDDAKLAAWGERIAKEVGTADHHFLCELKVDGLAVNLTYEHGLLTRAATRGDGRTGEDITPNIRTIAGIPHRLKGDRIPELVEIRGEVFFPMAAFDGLNARLIEAGDKPFANPRNAAAGSLRQKDPKVTATRPLHMVVHGIGAREGFDIDRLSHAYELLHEWGLPTSGHNKVVDSLDGVREFIAHFGEHRHSVEHEIDGVVVKLDEIPLQGRLGSTSRAPRWAIAWKYAPEEANTKLVNIRVGVGRTGRVTPYAQVEPVEVAGSEVEFATLHNQNVVKAKGVLIGDTVVIRKAGDVIPEILGPVVDLRDGTERAFVMPTHCPECGTALKPMKEADIDLRCPNARSCPAQLRERVAYLAGRKALDIDHFGYVVAAALTRPLEPDEPPLHDEGDLFGLTIEELLPIRAYVLDPVSGLPKRDPETGEEKTALVFANQQGEPRKNALAMLDAIAAAKNAPLARILTGLSVRHVGPVAAAELARQFRSIDRIEEATEQELSDADGVGPVIAASVKQWFAEDWHREILRKWREAGVRMADEEPGEDTGPRPLDGLTVVVTGTLDGHTRDGAKEALQKLGAKVTGSVSKKTAFVVVGDNPGSKYDKAMQLKVPVLDEDGFAVLLEQGPDAAREAAVRAEEPAG is encoded by the coding sequence ATGGCCGGCGAACAGCAGACGGCGGTGCCCGCACGGGCCCAGGAGCAGCACGCACTCCTCGCCGAGCAGATCGAGGAGCACCGCTTCCGGTACTACGTGAAGGACCAGCCGGTCGTCAGCGACGCCGAGTTCGACCGGCTGATGCGCGAGCTGGAGGCCCTGGAGGACACCTACCCCCAGCTGCGCACGCCGGATTCGCCGACCCAGAAGGTCGCCGGGCCGTACCGCACGGAATTCACCTCCGTCGAGCACCGCGAACGGATGCTCTCGCTGGACAACGCCTTCGACGACGCGAAGCTGGCCGCCTGGGGCGAGCGGATCGCGAAGGAGGTCGGCACGGCCGACCACCACTTCCTGTGCGAGCTGAAGGTCGACGGTCTGGCGGTCAACCTCACCTACGAACACGGCCTGCTGACCCGGGCCGCGACCCGGGGCGACGGCCGCACCGGCGAGGACATCACCCCCAACATCCGCACGATCGCCGGCATCCCGCACCGGCTGAAGGGCGACCGGATCCCGGAGCTGGTCGAGATCCGCGGCGAGGTCTTCTTCCCGATGGCGGCCTTCGACGGGCTCAACGCCCGGCTCATCGAGGCGGGCGACAAACCCTTCGCCAACCCGCGCAACGCGGCGGCCGGTTCACTGCGCCAGAAGGACCCGAAGGTCACCGCCACCCGGCCGCTGCACATGGTGGTGCACGGCATCGGCGCCCGCGAGGGCTTCGACATCGACCGCCTCTCGCACGCCTACGAGCTGCTGCACGAATGGGGCCTGCCCACCTCCGGGCACAACAAGGTGGTGGACTCCCTCGACGGGGTAAGGGAGTTCATCGCGCACTTCGGCGAGCACCGCCACTCCGTGGAGCACGAGATCGACGGCGTCGTCGTCAAGCTCGACGAGATCCCGCTCCAGGGCCGGCTCGGCTCCACCTCGCGCGCCCCGCGCTGGGCGATCGCCTGGAAGTACGCCCCCGAGGAGGCCAACACCAAACTGGTCAACATCCGGGTGGGCGTCGGCCGGACCGGCCGGGTCACGCCGTACGCGCAGGTCGAGCCGGTGGAAGTGGCGGGCTCCGAGGTCGAGTTCGCCACCCTGCACAACCAGAACGTGGTGAAGGCGAAGGGCGTCCTCATCGGGGACACGGTGGTGATCCGCAAGGCGGGCGACGTGATCCCGGAGATCCTCGGCCCGGTCGTCGACCTGCGCGACGGCACCGAGCGGGCCTTCGTGATGCCGACGCACTGCCCCGAGTGCGGTACGGCGCTGAAGCCCATGAAGGAGGCCGACATCGACCTCCGCTGCCCCAACGCCCGCTCCTGCCCCGCCCAGTTGCGCGAGCGGGTCGCCTACCTCGCGGGCCGCAAGGCCCTCGACATCGACCACTTCGGCTACGTCGTGGCCGCCGCCCTGACCAGGCCGCTCGAACCCGACGAGCCGCCGCTGCACGACGAGGGCGATCTGTTCGGACTGACGATCGAGGAACTGCTGCCGATCCGCGCCTACGTCCTGGACCCGGTCAGCGGGCTGCCCAAGCGCGACCCGGAGACCGGCGAGGAGAAGACCGCCCTGGTCTTCGCCAACCAGCAGGGCGAACCGAGGAAGAACGCCCTCGCCATGCTCGACGCCATTGCCGCGGCCAAGAACGCCCCGCTGGCCCGGATCCTCACCGGTCTCTCCGTCCGCCACGTGGGCCCGGTCGCCGCCGCGGAGCTGGCCCGTCAGTTCCGTTCCATCGACCGGATCGAGGAGGCGACCGAGCAGGAGCTGTCCGACGCCGACGGGGTCGGGCCGGTCATCGCGGCCTCCGTGAAGCAGTGGTTCGCCGAGGACTGGCATCGGGAGATCCTCCGCAAGTGGCGCGAGGCCGGGGTCCGGATGGCGGACGAGGAGCCGGGGGAGGACACGGGGCCGCGCCCGCTCGACGGACTCACCGTCGTCGTCACCGGCACGCTGGACGGGCACACCAGGGATGGAGCGAAAGAGGCGCTCCAGAAGCTGGGTGCCAAGGTGACGGGATCCGTGTCGAAGAAGACCGCCTTCGTGGTCGTCGGCGACAACCCCGGCTCGAAGTACGACAAAGCGATGCAGCTGAAGGTGCCGGTGCTGGACGAGGACGGTTTCGCCGTCCTCCTCGAACAGGGGCCCGACGCGGCGCGCGAGGCGGCCGTACGGGCCGAGGAGCCGGCCGGGTGA
- the gatC gene encoding Asp-tRNA(Asn)/Glu-tRNA(Gln) amidotransferase subunit GatC: MPGITREEVAHLARLARLELKGEELDHFAGQLDDIIGAVARVSEVADQDVPPTSHPLPLTNVMRADEVRPSLTPEQALSGAPAQEQQRFKVPQILGED, translated from the coding sequence ATGCCTGGCATCACGCGCGAGGAGGTCGCCCACCTCGCCCGGCTGGCGCGTCTGGAGCTGAAGGGCGAAGAGCTCGATCACTTCGCCGGACAGCTCGACGACATCATCGGCGCGGTCGCCCGCGTCTCCGAGGTCGCCGACCAAGACGTACCGCCGACCTCCCACCCGCTGCCGCTGACCAACGTCATGCGCGCGGACGAGGTCCGTCCGTCGCTCACCCCCGAGCAGGCGCTCTCCGGCGCCCCGGCCCAGGAGCAGCAGCGTTTCAAGGTGCCGCAGATCCTGGGGGAGGACTAA